The Ensifer adhaerens genome contains a region encoding:
- a CDS encoding ADP-ribosylglycohydrolase family protein — protein MLSTTEIFERIYSGFIGKAIGVRLGAPVEPTIWSYERIRDTYGEVTEYLRDFKNFAADDDTNGPVYFIRALRDYGLGATAEEVGKTWLNYAAEEHGMYWWGGFGNSTEHTAYQNLRAGIPAPQSGSIAQNGTTVAEQIGGQIFIDSWGWVHPADPKAAAEASARAASVAHDGEGLHGARFCAAAIAEAFIAKSIEDVIETGLATIPADSLYAKVSRAVLRFHDHTPNDWRACRDMLTAKWGYDRYPGVCHIIPNAGVLVMALIYGQGDLPRTVEIATMAGWDTDCNAGNAGAIVGTLQQVQAGWDKYRKPINDFVVASGVTGSINVVDIPSFARELTVLALRLQGREVPALWVEDFERRGVRFDFDAPGATHGFRTEPFNQIAVKASSERHTENAKGALEILLDRLERGQGGRIFWKPFYRRSDFDDERYRPMFTPLADDGQTVKFKLWLDPWNGDGNLRVAPYVRRAMSGAIQETGAWLVPSASGWQDYAFTIPDGSGEAVDEIGILVEYFGRLKFLGRLFLADFSVSGTGRVVIDPTKEAHEWGGITRFTWNRGHWSLQQGRIHAHTATDADAWTGNAYLRDVSVKAEVQPLSGASHLVVARAQGTSRFYAAGFENGEAVILLEDHDTKILARSPFRIEYGRSYAVDLTVEGGRLTLAVNGEQVLKAEDATLRYGMAGLRMASAGRMSIGRLEVAER, from the coding sequence ATGCTCAGCACCACAGAAATCTTCGAGCGTATCTATTCCGGCTTCATTGGCAAGGCGATCGGCGTGCGCTTGGGCGCGCCCGTCGAGCCGACGATCTGGAGCTACGAACGCATCCGGGACACCTATGGGGAGGTGACGGAATATCTGCGCGATTTCAAGAATTTCGCTGCCGACGACGACACCAACGGTCCGGTCTACTTCATCCGGGCGCTGCGCGATTATGGCCTCGGCGCGACAGCCGAAGAGGTCGGCAAGACCTGGCTGAACTACGCGGCCGAGGAACACGGCATGTATTGGTGGGGCGGCTTCGGCAACTCGACCGAGCATACCGCCTACCAGAACCTTCGGGCCGGCATCCCGGCGCCGCAGTCCGGCTCGATCGCCCAGAACGGCACCACGGTTGCCGAGCAGATCGGCGGTCAGATCTTCATCGACAGTTGGGGCTGGGTGCATCCGGCCGACCCGAAGGCGGCGGCCGAAGCGTCCGCGCGTGCCGCAAGCGTTGCCCATGACGGCGAGGGGCTGCATGGCGCCCGTTTCTGCGCCGCGGCGATTGCTGAGGCCTTTATCGCCAAGAGCATCGAGGACGTCATCGAGACGGGCCTGGCGACGATCCCGGCGGATTCCCTCTATGCCAAGGTTTCTCGCGCTGTACTCCGTTTCCACGACCACACCCCGAATGATTGGCGCGCCTGCCGCGACATGCTGACCGCCAAATGGGGCTATGACCGCTATCCGGGCGTCTGCCACATCATTCCGAACGCCGGCGTTCTCGTCATGGCGCTGATCTATGGCCAGGGCGACCTGCCGCGCACCGTCGAGATCGCGACCATGGCGGGCTGGGACACCGACTGCAATGCAGGCAATGCCGGTGCAATCGTCGGCACCCTGCAGCAGGTGCAAGCGGGTTGGGACAAGTACCGCAAGCCGATCAACGATTTCGTCGTCGCTTCCGGTGTTACCGGTTCGATCAACGTCGTCGACATACCTTCCTTTGCGCGCGAACTGACCGTGCTGGCGCTCCGTCTCCAGGGGCGGGAGGTTCCGGCGCTGTGGGTCGAGGATTTCGAGCGCCGCGGCGTGCGCTTTGACTTCGACGCTCCCGGCGCCACCCATGGCTTCCGCACCGAGCCGTTCAATCAGATCGCCGTCAAGGCATCATCGGAGCGCCATACTGAGAATGCCAAGGGGGCGCTGGAAATCCTGCTCGACCGGCTTGAACGTGGCCAGGGCGGCCGGATCTTCTGGAAGCCTTTCTATCGCCGCTCCGACTTCGACGACGAGCGCTACCGTCCGATGTTCACGCCGCTCGCCGACGACGGCCAGACCGTGAAGTTCAAGCTCTGGCTTGACCCGTGGAACGGCGACGGCAATCTGCGCGTGGCACCCTATGTTCGTCGCGCCATGAGCGGCGCCATCCAGGAAACCGGCGCGTGGCTCGTCCCTTCGGCAAGTGGCTGGCAGGACTATGCGTTCACCATCCCCGATGGCAGTGGCGAGGCGGTCGACGAGATCGGCATCCTGGTCGAATATTTCGGTCGCTTGAAGTTCCTCGGCCGGCTGTTCCTTGCCGATTTCTCCGTGTCTGGCACAGGCCGCGTCGTCATCGACCCGACCAAGGAAGCCCATGAATGGGGCGGCATCACCCGCTTCACCTGGAACCGCGGCCATTGGAGCCTGCAGCAGGGGCGCATCCATGCCCATACCGCCACCGACGCGGATGCCTGGACCGGCAATGCCTATCTCCGTGACGTGAGCGTAAAAGCGGAGGTTCAGCCGCTCTCCGGAGCCTCGCATCTGGTGGTGGCGCGCGCTCAGGGAACAAGCCGCTTCTATGCGGCCGGGTTTGAGAATGGCGAAGCTGTGATCCTTCTGGAAGACCACGACACGAAGATCCTCGCTCGCAGCCCGTTCCGCATCGAATACGGCCGGAGCTACGCGGTCGACCTCACTGTCGAAGGCGGCAGACTGACGCTTGCCGTTAACGGCGAGCAGGTGCTCAAGGCGGAGGATGCAACGTTGCGCTACGGCATGGCCGGCCTGCGCATGGCCTCGGCCGGACGCATGTCGATCGGTCGGCTCGAGGTCGCCGAGCGCTGA
- a CDS encoding helix-turn-helix transcriptional regulator — MISKASNAKQFAGNTTQPLSSEHFEAVNPPAPSTQQERLLVIIDGRALDRQCLAQSIVAQKSDMRVLALGSIEEWRQQRGQRPRLSAILLNIGSRKVSELAVAEEVRRLSSEFEPAPVIVLADTDELGQIMKALECGAKGYIPSSVNIDVCIEAVYLALAGGIFVPASSVLAMRQLLETSGTAARPLAGMFTARQAEVAEALRRGKANKIIAYELNLRESTVKVHIRNIMKKIKATNRTEVAYKINDLFPGDRLTDDTSGRHR, encoded by the coding sequence ATGATCTCAAAGGCATCGAACGCAAAGCAATTCGCTGGCAATACCACGCAACCTTTGTCCAGCGAACACTTCGAAGCCGTCAATCCGCCAGCGCCGTCAACACAGCAAGAACGCTTGCTCGTGATCATCGATGGACGTGCGCTTGACCGGCAATGCCTGGCGCAGAGCATCGTTGCTCAAAAATCGGACATGCGTGTGCTGGCTCTTGGATCAATCGAGGAATGGCGGCAGCAACGCGGTCAACGGCCCAGATTGTCCGCGATACTGTTGAACATAGGAAGCAGAAAGGTCTCGGAGCTCGCCGTCGCTGAAGAAGTTCGTAGGCTATCGTCGGAATTCGAGCCAGCGCCGGTCATCGTATTGGCCGACACGGACGAACTTGGTCAGATCATGAAGGCGCTCGAATGTGGGGCGAAGGGCTATATTCCTTCTTCCGTGAACATCGACGTATGCATAGAGGCGGTCTACCTTGCTTTGGCGGGAGGCATATTCGTTCCTGCCAGCAGCGTGCTTGCCATGCGGCAGTTGCTGGAGACGAGCGGCACGGCCGCGCGGCCGCTTGCTGGCATGTTCACAGCCCGCCAGGCTGAAGTGGCGGAAGCCCTCAGGCGCGGAAAGGCCAACAAGATCATCGCCTATGAACTCAACCTCCGCGAGAGCACCGTCAAGGTTCATATCCGCAACATCATGAAAAAGATCAAGGCCACGAACAGGACCGAAGTTGCTTACAAGATAAACGATCTGTTTCCTGGTGACCGTCTGACAGACGACACAAGCGGTCGGCATCGCTGA
- a CDS encoding LuxR C-terminal-related transcriptional regulator has protein sequence MVFPIRVAVVDDHPLFREGVTRSLSEIEGFEIVAEGSSKDDATQIVKSLGPDVMLMDISMPGGGLEAIPAVLEIAPSQKIIMLTVSEDGDDVTTALDRGATGYVLKGVGARTLADVIRTVASGEKYVAPTLSAKLLSSRAPATSGKSALVASLTPREKEVLQLVAAGMSNKHVAIELDLQEKTVKHHMTQIMTKLGVANRTEAAMVLRDARKA, from the coding sequence ATGGTGTTTCCAATTCGCGTTGCCGTGGTGGACGATCACCCCCTTTTTCGGGAGGGCGTGACCCGCAGCTTGTCGGAGATCGAAGGCTTTGAGATCGTCGCCGAGGGAAGCTCGAAGGACGACGCGACCCAAATTGTGAAGAGCCTCGGACCAGACGTCATGCTCATGGATATCTCCATGCCCGGTGGCGGCCTGGAGGCGATACCGGCGGTCTTGGAGATTGCCCCATCACAGAAGATCATCATGCTCACCGTTTCGGAAGACGGCGACGACGTGACCACGGCGCTCGACCGAGGTGCCACCGGCTATGTGCTGAAGGGCGTCGGTGCAAGGACGCTCGCCGATGTCATTCGCACGGTCGCATCGGGAGAAAAATACGTAGCGCCGACCTTGTCGGCGAAGCTCCTGTCCAGCCGGGCACCGGCGACATCAGGCAAGTCAGCCCTGGTCGCCAGCTTGACGCCTCGCGAAAAGGAAGTTCTGCAATTGGTGGCAGCCGGCATGAGCAACAAGCATGTTGCGATAGAGCTGGACCTGCAGGAAAAGACGGTCAAACATCATATGACGCAGATCATGACGAAGCTGGGGGTCGCGAACCGAACCGAAGCGGCCATGGTACTGCGCGATGCGCGCAAAGCGTGA
- a CDS encoding CaiB/BaiF CoA transferase family protein, with protein sequence MSGFAKRQFDPAARGPLAGTRVLDLSRLVAGNMLSLQLADHGADVIKIEPPAGDPLRDWKDDGQSLYWKTYSRNKRSVVLNLRQEAAMAALWALIETADVFIENFRPGTLERMGLSPEQLHARNPNLIIVRISGFGQTGPYAQFPGFGTIVEGMSGFAYRTGFADREPVLPPLALADMIAGVYGSSATVTALLARDRGYAKGQVIDLSLLEPMFSVLGPEAAIYQTTGRIKERVGSASNTAAPRNVYRCRDGKYVALSGSTPQVARRIFEIIGRADMNGDPRFATNSERVKNRDLVDAAVGGWFAGHDHDEALKIMRDAGATVGPIYNIADAAADPHFAEREIIVDVEDAEFGSLPMHNIVPRLSETPGVWRRPAPALGEHTAEVLSEAGLDASAITLILKGEAS encoded by the coding sequence ATGAGCGGATTTGCCAAGCGACAGTTCGATCCCGCTGCCCGGGGGCCGCTTGCCGGTACCAGGGTGCTGGATCTTTCCCGCCTTGTCGCCGGCAACATGCTGTCGCTGCAGCTTGCCGATCACGGCGCCGATGTCATCAAGATCGAGCCGCCGGCCGGTGACCCGCTTCGGGACTGGAAGGACGATGGTCAGTCGCTCTATTGGAAGACCTATAGCCGCAACAAGCGTTCCGTCGTCCTGAACCTTCGCCAGGAGGCGGCCATGGCCGCCCTCTGGGCGTTGATCGAGACGGCTGACGTCTTCATCGAGAATTTCCGGCCCGGAACGCTGGAGCGCATGGGACTGTCGCCGGAACAGTTGCATGCCCGCAACCCCAACCTGATCATCGTGCGCATCTCGGGCTTCGGTCAGACCGGGCCCTACGCGCAATTCCCAGGCTTCGGGACGATCGTCGAAGGCATGAGCGGATTTGCCTACCGCACAGGCTTTGCCGACCGCGAACCGGTGCTGCCGCCACTGGCGCTCGCCGATATGATCGCCGGCGTCTACGGAAGTTCCGCCACTGTGACAGCGCTGCTTGCACGCGACCGCGGATACGCGAAGGGGCAGGTGATCGACCTGTCGTTGCTGGAACCGATGTTTTCCGTGCTCGGCCCGGAGGCAGCGATCTATCAGACGACCGGCAGGATCAAGGAACGCGTCGGCAGCGCCTCCAACACTGCGGCGCCGCGCAATGTCTACCGCTGCCGCGACGGCAAGTATGTGGCGCTGTCCGGGTCGACACCCCAGGTTGCCCGGCGGATTTTCGAGATCATCGGTCGCGCCGACATGAACGGGGACCCGCGCTTCGCGACCAATTCGGAGCGCGTCAAGAACCGGGACCTGGTCGATGCGGCCGTTGGCGGCTGGTTTGCCGGGCACGATCACGACGAGGCGCTGAAGATCATGCGCGACGCCGGCGCGACGGTTGGGCCGATTTACAACATCGCCGATGCCGCTGCCGATCCACATTTCGCCGAACGCGAAATCATCGTCGACGTGGAGGATGCGGAGTTCGGCAGCCTGCCCATGCACAACATCGTGCCGCGGCTTTCAGAAACGCCGGGTGTCTGGCGAAGACCGGCGCCCGCACTTGGAGAACATACCGCCGAGGTTCTGAGCGAAGCCGGGCTGGATGCAAGCGCAATCACCCTCATTTTGAAGGGCGAGGCGTCATGA
- a CDS encoding sensor histidine kinase: MVAPYEPAADPRDLVRVNKLITRWNSQSLARQFLLIGGLVAACAMVLVGAFVSNRIEDAVTRNSAATTALYVDSVIAPLLPDMQKNEVLDETVARALDETLGQGALGVRLLSFRLWRSDGTLLYSSDRATVGTKVELSGELQTAFSGKMAARFDEQGDVATDEGRSVPTLAIYNPVLQPWSGQVVAVSEFHEVANDFQQSLNQARMHTWLAVAAFTLAFFVVLSAIVLRGSKTIESQRHALKQRVDELSASLTQNETLRGRLQRASQRATALNESYLRRISADLHDGPAQLVAYASLRLDSETLKRATTPASTREREIGTIKASLDEAMQEIRTICGGLVLPQIETADLADILRRCVKAHQQRTGCPVELRLTKPPERLSQAAKICIYRFVQETLNNGFRHAGGVGQRVSQWMDGDRVTIEVVDSGPGFDPDTVLPTSLGLAGLRERIESLGGTFELRAAATGTTVRMTTSVKEI, from the coding sequence ATCGTCGCGCCGTACGAGCCGGCGGCCGATCCGAGAGACCTGGTGCGCGTCAACAAACTCATCACCCGCTGGAATTCTCAATCTCTTGCCCGGCAGTTTCTGCTGATCGGGGGATTGGTCGCTGCTTGCGCCATGGTGTTGGTTGGCGCCTTCGTTTCGAACAGGATCGAGGATGCGGTCACCCGAAACTCAGCCGCGACTACGGCTCTCTATGTCGATAGCGTGATCGCGCCGCTGCTGCCCGACATGCAGAAGAACGAGGTGCTCGACGAAACCGTGGCTCGCGCGTTGGACGAGACGCTCGGCCAGGGTGCGCTGGGCGTTCGGCTTCTTTCGTTTCGCCTTTGGCGGTCGGACGGCACACTTCTCTATTCGAGTGATCGGGCCACTGTCGGCACAAAGGTTGAACTCAGCGGCGAGCTACAAACGGCATTTTCCGGAAAGATGGCCGCACGTTTCGATGAACAAGGCGATGTAGCGACTGACGAGGGTCGGAGCGTGCCTACGCTTGCAATCTACAATCCCGTTCTGCAGCCTTGGTCCGGGCAGGTCGTTGCCGTATCGGAGTTCCATGAGGTCGCCAACGACTTCCAACAAAGCCTCAATCAAGCGCGCATGCATACCTGGTTGGCGGTCGCAGCCTTCACTCTTGCCTTCTTTGTCGTGCTGTCGGCCATCGTACTTCGCGGAAGCAAGACGATCGAGAGCCAACGTCATGCCCTCAAACAACGCGTCGACGAGCTTTCGGCATCGCTCACACAAAATGAGACATTGCGTGGTCGCCTTCAGCGCGCTTCACAGCGTGCCACCGCTTTGAACGAGAGCTATTTGAGGCGCATCAGTGCGGACCTGCACGACGGCCCGGCTCAACTTGTTGCCTATGCCTCCCTAAGGCTGGACAGTGAAACGTTGAAGCGAGCCACCACGCCGGCCAGCACCCGGGAACGTGAGATTGGCACCATAAAGGCCAGCTTGGACGAGGCAATGCAGGAGATCCGCACGATCTGCGGCGGTCTGGTCCTGCCGCAGATAGAGACGGCGGACCTGGCCGATATCCTGCGACGATGTGTGAAGGCCCATCAGCAACGGACGGGTTGTCCGGTCGAGCTGCGCCTGACGAAGCCTCCGGAGCGCCTCTCGCAGGCCGCGAAGATATGTATCTACCGCTTTGTGCAGGAGACCCTCAACAATGGCTTTCGCCATGCAGGCGGCGTCGGCCAACGGGTGTCGCAGTGGATGGACGGCGACCGTGTCACGATCGAGGTCGTCGACAGTGGACCGGGCTTCGACCCTGACACAGTTCTGCCCACAAGTCTTGGTCTTGCCGGCTTGAGAGAACGGATCGAAAGTCTCGGCGGGACGTTCGAACTTAGAGCTGCGGCGACCGGTACCACCGTTCGCATGACGACCAGCGTCAAGGAGATTTGA
- a CDS encoding ABC transporter ATP-binding protein — MSEIELRSVAKSYGSVAVLNNISLDMSDGEFVVLVGPSGCGKSTLLRMIAGLEDISAGEITIGGKVVNDMPAKERDIAMVFQSYALYPHMKVAENMSFALKLAGAPNAEIQKRVTEAAEILGLEKLLDRLPRELSGGQRQRVAMGRAIVRDPRAFLFDEPLSNLDAKLRVKMRGEIKKLHQRLRRTMVYVTHDQTEAMTMADKIVVMNGGRIEQTGAPLELYNDPANLFVAGFIGSPEINLIEAISEGSTALTRGGVSLPLGRKVQPGTRVVCGIRPQHVTLGAAGVPGRISLVEPTGEDQEIVVAMGGEDISVVVHGGRLLSAGDDVMLTIDADKVLLFDKDTGERIR, encoded by the coding sequence ATGTCCGAGATAGAGCTCAGAAGTGTCGCCAAGAGCTATGGTAGTGTCGCCGTGCTCAACAACATCTCGCTGGATATGAGCGACGGCGAATTCGTCGTGCTCGTCGGCCCTTCGGGCTGCGGCAAGTCCACGTTGTTGCGCATGATCGCCGGGCTGGAGGATATTTCAGCCGGCGAGATCACCATCGGCGGCAAGGTCGTCAACGACATGCCGGCCAAAGAGCGTGACATCGCCATGGTCTTCCAGTCCTACGCGCTCTATCCGCACATGAAGGTCGCCGAAAACATGAGCTTCGCGCTGAAGCTTGCCGGTGCGCCGAACGCGGAGATCCAGAAACGTGTGACCGAGGCAGCCGAAATCCTCGGCCTGGAAAAGCTGCTCGACCGCCTGCCGCGGGAACTCTCCGGCGGCCAGCGCCAGCGTGTCGCCATGGGCCGTGCCATCGTGCGCGACCCGCGCGCCTTCCTCTTCGACGAGCCGCTCTCCAACCTTGATGCCAAGCTGCGCGTGAAGATGCGCGGCGAGATCAAGAAACTGCACCAGCGGCTGCGCCGGACGATGGTTTACGTCACCCACGACCAGACCGAGGCCATGACCATGGCCGACAAGATCGTGGTGATGAACGGCGGCAGAATAGAGCAGACGGGCGCGCCTCTCGAACTCTACAACGACCCCGCCAACCTCTTCGTTGCCGGCTTCATCGGCTCGCCAGAGATCAACCTCATCGAGGCGATCTCCGAAGGCTCGACGGCATTGACCCGCGGCGGCGTCTCGCTGCCGCTTGGAAGGAAGGTGCAGCCGGGGACCCGGGTCGTCTGCGGCATCCGCCCGCAACATGTCACGCTTGGAGCAGCGGGCGTGCCGGGCCGCATCAGCCTGGTCGAGCCGACCGGCGAGGATCAGGAAATCGTCGTTGCCATGGGTGGGGAAGATATCTCGGTCGTCGTCCACGGCGGCAGGCTGCTTTCGGCAGGGGACGATGTGATGCTTACGATCGATGCCGACAAGGTTCTGCTCTTCGACAAGGACACCGGGGAGCGCATTCGATGA
- a CDS encoding EAL domain-containing protein — protein MFDRVAEVFDDAVEQGRVGFSLQHINAVADVGSVLYSECLGRLVRPDGEIATASEFIGYLEAAGRIAALDRHMLTLAFDWLACHPSGDLGCNVSVQSISDERNRDILFDLLFVNARFASRLVLELTESVPISALPTVGRFLQSVQALGYRIAVDDFGTGFSTPEALLSLPVDIVKIDGFFLRRGPGAAERFLSHMVGLASCVARTVVIEGVETYAQFEAAQAAGATHVQGFLLSEPTLTPLFGGAAHHRSGMMVC, from the coding sequence ATGTTTGATCGTGTTGCGGAAGTCTTCGATGACGCAGTGGAACAGGGGCGCGTCGGCTTCTCACTTCAACATATCAATGCTGTCGCCGACGTCGGCAGCGTCCTCTATTCGGAATGCCTGGGACGACTCGTCAGACCGGATGGCGAGATTGCGACAGCCAGCGAGTTTATAGGCTATCTGGAGGCTGCGGGCCGTATCGCCGCACTCGACAGGCATATGCTCACCCTTGCGTTTGACTGGCTCGCATGCCACCCCTCCGGTGATCTCGGGTGCAACGTCTCGGTCCAGAGCATCTCCGACGAACGCAACAGGGACATTCTCTTCGACCTGTTGTTTGTAAACGCGCGGTTTGCATCGCGCCTCGTCCTCGAGTTGACGGAAAGCGTGCCGATCTCCGCTCTTCCGACCGTAGGTCGGTTTCTTCAAAGTGTGCAGGCCCTTGGTTACAGGATTGCCGTTGACGACTTCGGCACGGGGTTCTCGACGCCGGAGGCGCTGCTGTCCTTGCCGGTGGACATCGTGAAGATTGACGGGTTCTTCCTACGCCGCGGCCCGGGGGCCGCGGAGCGCTTTCTTTCGCACATGGTCGGCCTGGCATCTTGTGTCGCCCGGACAGTGGTCATCGAAGGTGTTGAAACCTACGCGCAGTTCGAAGCTGCACAGGCCGCCGGCGCAACCCACGTTCAGGGGTTCCTGCTGTCCGAGCCTACTCTCACTCCACTGTTTGGCGGGGCGGCGCACCATCGTTCGGGTATGATGGTCTGCTGA
- a CDS encoding PAS domain S-box protein: MTSRPFDEDAVADDVLRARFAAIVESSFDAIVSKDLDGTVRTWNGAAERLFGYPADEMMGRSILTIIPAHLHEEEMRLLSRLRQGERIEPFETVRQRKDGRYVTVSLTVSPIRNGVAKIVGASVVARDITSTKEKERRIRLLLREVNHRVRNQYAIILAMIRQSRVEASNAATFQKRIEERIWALAASHDLIASADWKGADLSDLVETQMAPFHPGDIYQVNGPSLALVPVAIENLGMAIHELALNSLRGGVLKEGAGLISVRWTLSERGPIRGFSITWDEHVLPGSKGPSIPQSGFGAVVLRRSVAQALSATVDVACGDGMLKWRLAGPADRFLEPYHAATATDEP; encoded by the coding sequence ATGACGTCACGGCCATTCGATGAGGACGCAGTCGCCGACGATGTCCTTCGGGCGCGTTTCGCGGCGATCGTGGAATCGTCTTTCGATGCCATCGTCAGCAAGGATCTGGACGGCACCGTCCGTACCTGGAACGGTGCCGCGGAACGGCTCTTCGGCTATCCGGCCGACGAAATGATGGGCCGCTCCATCCTCACCATCATCCCGGCGCATCTTCACGAAGAAGAGATGAGACTGCTCAGCCGCCTGAGGCAGGGGGAGCGGATTGAACCGTTCGAGACGGTGCGCCAACGCAAGGACGGAAGATATGTGACGGTTTCGCTGACGGTCTCGCCTATTCGCAACGGCGTGGCCAAGATCGTGGGTGCGTCGGTGGTTGCGCGCGACATTACGTCTACCAAAGAAAAGGAGCGCCGCATTCGCCTTCTTCTACGTGAGGTCAACCATCGGGTTCGCAACCAGTATGCGATCATCCTTGCAATGATCAGGCAGAGTCGCGTCGAGGCATCCAATGCCGCAACTTTCCAGAAACGTATCGAAGAGCGCATCTGGGCATTGGCAGCCTCTCACGATCTGATTGCGTCAGCCGACTGGAAGGGGGCCGATCTCAGTGATCTAGTCGAGACGCAGATGGCCCCCTTTCATCCGGGCGACATCTATCAGGTCAACGGGCCGTCTCTGGCTTTGGTGCCCGTCGCGATCGAGAATCTCGGTATGGCGATCCACGAACTGGCGCTGAATTCGCTGCGCGGCGGCGTGCTGAAAGAGGGTGCCGGGTTGATTTCCGTGCGGTGGACGCTCTCAGAAAGGGGGCCGATCCGCGGCTTCTCGATCACCTGGGACGAACACGTCTTGCCGGGAAGCAAAGGTCCGAGCATTCCGCAATCCGGTTTCGGAGCCGTGGTGCTGCGGCGCAGTGTGGCGCAGGCGCTGAGCGCGACGGTCGACGTCGCCTGTGGCGACGGAATGCTAAAATGGCGGCTGGCTGGGCCAGCCGATCGCTTCCTGGAACCCTACCACGCAGCAACAGCGACCGATGAACCGTAG
- a CDS encoding HpcH/HpaI aldolase/citrate lyase family protein — translation MRLRSFLYVPAASERFIAKAHERGADAIVLDLEDSVADGEKQAARAGLAQSVPMAGRSGAKVFVRINAEPEMQKADAEAACRAGAFGLFIAKARSPEQVHALTEQLEATERELGREPLVFVALLEDAGAVLDARSIAACHRILGLIAGGEDIATSMGAEPLPEVLRLPKLLVHLAAKAEGKLSFGTLTTVADYQQRDTLEAAAREASRHGFDGATCVHPSAVPIMNAAFSPSEEKVAWARSVLDAAAVAAAEGRGSFLVGDRMVDAPIVERARRILQKID, via the coding sequence ATGAGGTTGCGGTCTTTCCTCTATGTCCCGGCCGCGTCCGAACGCTTCATCGCCAAGGCGCATGAACGTGGTGCCGACGCGATCGTCCTCGATCTCGAAGATTCCGTCGCCGACGGTGAAAAGCAGGCGGCACGTGCCGGACTTGCGCAGTCGGTCCCCATGGCTGGTCGAAGCGGCGCAAAGGTGTTCGTACGGATCAATGCAGAACCGGAAATGCAGAAGGCTGATGCCGAGGCCGCTTGCCGCGCGGGAGCCTTCGGCCTTTTCATCGCAAAGGCTCGTTCGCCGGAGCAGGTGCACGCGCTTACCGAACAATTGGAAGCGACCGAACGCGAACTCGGGCGCGAACCGCTTGTCTTCGTCGCGCTGTTGGAAGATGCCGGCGCGGTGTTGGACGCGAGATCAATTGCCGCCTGTCATCGTATTTTGGGGCTGATAGCCGGCGGCGAGGATATCGCTACGAGCATGGGGGCCGAACCGCTCCCCGAGGTGTTGAGACTGCCGAAGCTGCTCGTGCACCTTGCGGCAAAGGCTGAAGGCAAGTTGTCCTTCGGCACTTTGACGACCGTTGCCGACTATCAGCAGCGCGATACCCTTGAAGCTGCTGCCCGCGAGGCAAGCCGCCACGGCTTCGACGGCGCAACCTGTGTCCATCCCTCTGCAGTGCCGATCATGAATGCAGCATTCTCGCCCAGCGAAGAAAAGGTCGCCTGGGCCCGCTCCGTGCTGGACGCTGCGGCAGTCGCTGCCGCTGAAGGCAGGGGCTCCTTCCTGGTCGGCGACAGGATGGTAGATGCGCCGATCGTCGAGCGTGCCAGGCGTATCCTGCAGAAAATCGACTAG